In the Ipomoea triloba cultivar NCNSP0323 chromosome 6, ASM357664v1 genome, one interval contains:
- the LOC116023418 gene encoding protein SIEVE ELEMENT OCCLUSION B-like: protein METIEEAPMQSWGWMIGDESGIVEQIEITHFPDGREINVHSILSIITHILKDCDIHHDSSPEEVSEDEAETVDELVQHEIHKLSPKVAYLSSEARDVHEKTVDVFNMLSNYEWEAKLTLALAAIVTNYGEYWVVAQSNNPHKELTKMMKFLRQMGEINLADHKSHFDVLHALFQSMLDVIKGIMKIKDFMLQSSSDYDYEPTISIATTITVIASYWTVRSILISAPYIHSLFANDYEPSKERELRIMTRKLGALRMCLQNHEEKSLEKQQCIAEEKRYREMMCAFEEDHADNMRILKLLFKSKDNNNNNDLAPIVDCSTNQRVELESLKKKNVVVMLSSSGTDNIISNRIFDSLAKIWNDICELEGGNDECKLIWFPIVKQSVQQWNDSMQQKFEEIRSKMPFYSTSDPRCIHPTTIKFMKDKFGLKRESIQLVVIDGVGKILHHNAFHVLWMWPAMARSFMTENPSPSTKLAPFPLSMELLQEYYWTSHHWSFTDLFLGIDDKTIELISKTKHVWIIGGDNMELVKRLKTKIYALDQTNIVYIGKNRVTSWGNDDDNKSWLFWGRVESMLLSRLHFLRRSSGHNDENEDEAVKTLKKLLSFNKHNNPQLWLIFCCVKKDESQGGWRNECYVIENGLTTLDKVVSRRSWEGRFKILRDSSSELHNLGPPPRLQFYTATDETLRGNMMRCPHCQSVMEKNTVLSCCHHL, encoded by the exons atggagACAATTGAAGAAGCTCCCATGCAAAGCTGGGGTTGGATGATCGGTGACGAGAGTGGAATTGTTGAGCAAATTGAAATCACACATTTTCCAGATGGAAGAGAGATCAATGTCCACTCTATTCTCTCTATCATTACCCACATTTTAAAAGATTGTGACATTCATCATGATTCTTCACCAGAAGAG GTTTCAGAAGATGAAGCAGAAACTGTGGATGAGCTGGTGCAACATGAAATACACAAACTTTCACCCAAG GTAGCATACCTGAGTTCAGAAGCTAGGGATGTTCATGAAAAGACAGTGGACGTGTTCAACATGCTATCAAACTACGAATGGGAAGCAAAGCTGACACTTGCACTGGCAGCCATTGTTACAAACTATGGGGAGTATTGGGTTGTTGCTCAATCAAATAATCCCCACAAAGAACTAACCAAGATGATGAAGTTTCTGAGGCAAATGGGGGAGATTAATCTTGCAGACCACAAATCACACTTTGATGTACTCCATGCTCTATTCCAATCCATGTTGGATGTCATCAAAGGAATCATGAAGATTAAGGACTTCATGCTGCAATCCTCCTCTGATTATGATTATGAACCCACAATTTCTATAGCAACAACCATTACTGTCATTGCTAGCTACTGGACCGTCAGATCTATTCTTATCTCTGCACCTTACATCCATTCCCTCTTCGCAAACGATTATGAGCC ATCTAAGGAACGTGAACTGCGTATCATGACTAGGAAACTTGGAGCTCTACGCATGTGTCTTCAAAATCAtg AAGAGAAAAGCTTAGAGAAACAGCAGTGTATTGCTGAGGAGAAACGGTACAGAGAAATGATGTGTGCTTTTGAGGAAGATCATGCTGACAATATGAGGATTCTCAAATTGTTGTTCAAGTCCAAagacaataacaataataatgatttgGCACCAATTGTCGATTGCTCAACCAACCAAAGG GTTGAGTTAGAaagtttgaagaagaagaatgtggTGGTGATGCTATCATCATCAGGCACAGACAACATTATCTCCAACAGAATATTTGATAGCCTTGCAAAAATCTGGAATGATATCTGTGAATTGGAAGGCGGAAATGATGAGTGCAAATTGATATGGTTCCCCATTGTTAAACAATCTGTGCAGCAATGGAATGATTCCATGCAGCAAAAGTTTGAAGAAATACGTTCCAAAATGCCATTCTATTCAACAAGTGATCCCAGATGCATACATCCAACCACCATTAAATTTATGAAAGACAAGTTTGGTTTGAAAAGAGAGAGTATCCAGCTGGTTGTAATAGATGGCGTTGGCAAGATTCTTCATCACAATGCATTCCATGTGTTATGGATGTGGCCAGCCATGGCAAGAAGTTTCATGACAGAGAACCCCAGTCCCAGTACTAAACTTGCACCCTTCCCTCTTTCAATGGAACTACTGCAAGAATACTATTGGACAAGCCATCACTGGAGCTTCACAGATTTGTTTCTGGGCATTGATGACAAGACAATAGAATTG aTTTCTAAAACAAAACATGTGTGGATAATTGGAGGAGACAACATGGAATTGGTTAAAAGATTGAAGACCAAAATCTATGCTCTTGATCAAACCAACATTGTGTACATTGGGAAAAACAGAGTTACTAGCtggggtaatgatgatgataacaAATCATGGTTGTTTTGGGGTCGAGTTGAGAGCATGCTCCTCTCCAGGCTTCATTTCCTGAGACGTTCATCAGGGCATAATGATGAGAATGAGGACGAAGCAGTAAAAACTCTGAAGAAGCTGCTGAGTTTCAACAAGCATAATAATCCTCAACTATGGCTCATATTTTGTTGTGTGAAGAAGGACGAGTCACAGGGGGGATGGAGGAATGAATGTTATGTAATTGAGAATGGGTTGACAACGTTGGATAAAGTAGTTTCAAGGCGGTCATGGGAAGGACGCTTCAAAATACTTCGAGACAGTAGTAGTGAATTGCATAACCTGGGACCTCCCCCGCGGCTGCAGTTCTACACTGCTACTGATGAGACTCTGCGGGGAAATATGATGAGGTGTCCACACTGTCAATCCGTCATGGAGAAGAACACTGTATTGTCCTGCTGCCACCATCTCTAA